Proteins found in one Rhodobacter capsulatus SB 1003 genomic segment:
- a CDS encoding TRAP transporter small permease subunit — translation MPRVLVAYVHFIDGLNRRVGRFAMYLLYVIMAIMIVSMLTKAAHVPALWTLEMAQFTLVAYYMLGAPFALQTDVNVRMDLIYGRFSHKGRALTDVFTVFCLMFYLGVMLYGAFDSTVYSFEMSERNPTAWRPVLWPIKSIITLAFGLMLLQAVALLIRDVATLRGVKL, via the coding sequence ATGCCCCGTGTCCTTGTCGCCTATGTGCATTTCATTGACGGGCTGAACCGGCGCGTCGGCCGGTTCGCGATGTATCTGCTGTACGTCATCATGGCGATCATGATCGTCTCGATGCTGACCAAGGCCGCGCATGTCCCGGCGCTCTGGACGCTGGAAATGGCGCAGTTCACGCTGGTCGCCTATTACATGCTGGGGGCGCCCTTTGCGCTGCAGACCGACGTGAACGTGCGGATGGATCTGATCTACGGGCGGTTTTCGCACAAGGGGCGGGCGCTGACCGATGTCTTCACCGTCTTCTGCCTGATGTTCTATCTGGGCGTGATGCTCTATGGCGCCTTTGACAGCACGGTCTATTCCTTTGAAATGTCGGAACGAAATCCGACCGCCTGGCGCCCGGTGCTGTGGCCGATCAAGTCGATCATCACGCTTGCCTTCGGGCTGATGCTGCTGCAGGCGGTCGCGCTGCTGATCCGCGATGTCGCCACCCTGCGCGGAGTGAAACTCTGA
- a CDS encoding TRAP transporter large permease, with protein MDYNTIAALMFSSMLLMMLTGQRVFGAIGVVAVVAALALWGQGGSDMGFSAVMKLMKWTALLTLPMFVFMGYVMSETRLAEDLYRMFHVWFGPLPGGLAIGTVMLMVLISAMNGLSVAGMAIGATIALPELQRRGYDKLMISGVIQAGSSLGILIPPSVVLVLYAMIARQPVSNLWLAGIVPGLLMAALFILYIVIRTWANPALAPRMSAEERAAITRAEKFSLLRAGLLPVFIFVAMMVPFINGWASLTETSVIGVAATVLVAWGKGRMSWYVLETATKQTLLITVMFMMIITAALSFGAVFDGLGAGRSIQSFFTEDLGLAPWQILVLMQVSFLIMGMFLDDTAMLVIVAPVYVSLAKALGFDLIWYGVLYTITCQIAYLTPPFGYNLFLMKALAPPDYTLPVIYRSVWPFVLVMVLTLVLIMVFPQIALWLPQAMLGR; from the coding sequence ATGGATTACAACACCATTGCCGCGTTGATGTTCTCGTCGATGCTGTTGATGATGCTGACCGGCCAGCGTGTCTTTGGCGCCATCGGCGTGGTCGCCGTGGTCGCCGCGCTGGCGCTTTGGGGGCAGGGCGGGTCCGACATGGGCTTTTCCGCGGTGATGAAGCTGATGAAATGGACCGCGCTGCTGACGCTGCCGATGTTCGTCTTCATGGGCTATGTGATGAGCGAAACCCGGCTGGCCGAGGATCTGTACCGGATGTTTCACGTCTGGTTCGGGCCGCTGCCGGGGGGGCTGGCGATCGGCACGGTGATGCTGATGGTGCTGATTTCGGCGATGAACGGGCTTTCGGTCGCGGGCATGGCCATTGGCGCCACCATCGCGCTGCCCGAACTGCAGCGGCGCGGCTATGACAAGCTGATGATTTCGGGCGTGATTCAGGCGGGCTCCAGCCTTGGCATCCTGATCCCGCCCTCGGTCGTGCTGGTGCTTTACGCGATGATCGCGCGTCAGCCGGTGTCGAATCTCTGGCTTGCCGGGATCGTCCCGGGGCTTTTGATGGCGGCGCTGTTCATCCTTTACATCGTCATCCGCACCTGGGCGAACCCGGCGCTGGCGCCGCGGATGTCGGCCGAGGAACGCGCCGCGATCACCCGGGCCGAGAAATTCAGCCTGCTGCGGGCGGGGTTGCTGCCGGTCTTCATCTTCGTCGCGATGATGGTTCCCTTCATCAACGGCTGGGCCAGCCTGACCGAGACCTCGGTGATCGGCGTGGCGGCGACCGTGCTGGTCGCCTGGGGCAAGGGCCGGATGAGCTGGTATGTGCTGGAGACCGCGACGAAACAGACGCTGCTGATCACCGTGATGTTCATGATGATCATCACCGCGGCGCTGTCCTTTGGCGCGGTCTTTGACGGGCTTGGCGCGGGCCGGTCGATCCAGAGCTTCTTCACCGAGGATCTGGGGCTGGCGCCCTGGCAGATTCTGGTGCTGATGCAGGTCAGCTTCCTGATCATGGGGATGTTTTTGGACGATACCGCGATGCTGGTCATCGTCGCCCCGGTTTATGTCAGCCTTGCCAAGGCCTTGGGTTTCGATCTGATCTGGTATGGCGTGCTTTATACCATCACCTGCCAGATCGCCTACCTCACGCCGCCCTTTGGCTATAATCTGTTCCTGATGAAGGCGCTGGCGCCGCCGGACTACACGCTTCCGGTGATCTACCGCTCGGTCTGGCCCTTTGTTCTGGTGATGGTGCTGACGCTTGTGCTGATCATGGTGTTTCCGCAAATCGCGCTTTGGCTGCCGCAGGCGATGCTGGGGCGCTGA
- a CDS encoding TRAP transporter substrate-binding protein, whose amino-acid sequence MTTTRRTFLTTGAVGVAAGLATPALAQSAPIKWRLQTYAGTVLAEQVVKPAIDAFNTIANGQMEIELYTSDQLVPTGELFRAMQNGTIDAVQSDDDSMASPTEVTVFGGYFPLALRYSLDVPALFNEWGLDQIWKEEYAKVGIKHISAGSWDPCNFNMKEPVKSLADLSGKRVFTFPTAGRFLAQFGVIPVTLPWEDVEVALQTGELDGLAWSGITEDYTAGWSKVAPYFLTNNISGAWIGHFFANMERWNALPPHLQQLMQTCFDQSHYRRQWWYWAGEAKLRVEGADMTLTSLPPEDYAKIEEAAHKFWDEIATESPLKAKVVEIIKKYNDTMVKAGVPYRY is encoded by the coding sequence ATGACGACGACGAGACGGACCTTCCTCACCACCGGCGCGGTGGGTGTTGCGGCGGGGCTGGCCACGCCCGCGCTGGCGCAATCGGCGCCGATCAAATGGCGGCTGCAGACCTATGCCGGCACGGTGCTGGCCGAGCAGGTGGTGAAACCGGCCATCGACGCTTTCAACACCATCGCGAATGGCCAGATGGAGATCGAGCTTTACACCTCGGACCAGCTGGTGCCGACGGGCGAGCTGTTCCGCGCGATGCAAAACGGCACCATCGATGCGGTGCAGTCGGATGATGACTCCATGGCCTCGCCCACGGAAGTCACGGTGTTCGGCGGCTATTTCCCGCTGGCCTTGCGCTATTCGCTCGATGTGCCTGCGCTTTTCAACGAATGGGGTCTCGATCAGATCTGGAAGGAAGAATACGCCAAGGTCGGCATCAAGCATATCTCGGCGGGGTCGTGGGACCCGTGCAACTTCAACATGAAGGAGCCGGTGAAGTCGCTCGCCGATCTGTCGGGCAAGCGCGTCTTCACCTTCCCGACCGCCGGGCGGTTCCTGGCGCAGTTCGGTGTCATCCCGGTCACGCTGCCCTGGGAAGATGTCGAAGTCGCGCTGCAGACGGGCGAGCTGGACGGTCTGGCCTGGTCGGGCATCACCGAGGATTACACCGCGGGCTGGTCGAAGGTCGCGCCCTATTTCCTGACCAACAACATCTCGGGCGCCTGGATCGGGCATTTCTTCGCCAATATGGAGCGCTGGAACGCCCTGCCGCCGCATCTGCAACAGCTGATGCAGACCTGTTTCGACCAGTCGCATTACCGCCGTCAGTGGTGGTATTGGGCGGGCGAAGCGAAATTGCGCGTCGAGGGTGCCGACATGACGCTGACCTCGCTTCCGCCCGAGGATTATGCGAAAATCGAGGAAGCCGCGCATAAATTCTGGGACGAGATCGCCACTGAGAGCCCGCTCAAGGCGAAGGTGGTCGAGATCATCAAGAAATACAACGACACGATGGTCAAGGCCGGCGTGCCCTATCGCTACTGA
- a CDS encoding glutamine synthetase family protein — translation MPANLTFAALTDAVAKGEIDTVITCLCDMQGRLQGKRFHAAHFLESAHEETHCCNYLLATDMEMITVPGYKASSWSRGYGDYVMKPDLATLRRIPWAPGTALVMCDVLDHHTHELVAHAPRTVLKRQIERAKAMGFDVMMATELEFFLFEESFPALFDAGYPLPTPMARYNVDYNLMGSARDEKIMRDIRNKLYGAGIPIECSKGEAEAGQEEINAKYSDALDTADMHSLIKLGVKEIAQSHGASVTFMAKYDHRKAGSSSHIHQSLWKDDKNAFHDPAAEHGMSAVMRHFLAGQLAFSRDIAVFLAPYMNSYKRFCVGMFAPTKAVWSLDNRTAGYRICGENTKSVRVECRIGGADLNPYLACAALLAAGLEGIEQMLDPGQPVNGDLYQSETAPEIPRSLIEAAEALKDSSFLSRVLGAEVVEHYYHAARWEIEESLRVVTDWERHRGFERA, via the coding sequence ATGCCCGCTAACCTGACCTTTGCCGCGCTGACCGATGCCGTCGCGAAGGGCGAGATCGACACTGTCATCACCTGCCTCTGCGACATGCAGGGCCGCTTGCAGGGCAAGCGTTTCCACGCCGCGCATTTTCTGGAAAGCGCGCATGAGGAGACGCATTGCTGCAACTATCTGCTGGCGACCGACATGGAGATGATCACCGTGCCGGGCTACAAGGCGTCTTCATGGTCGCGCGGCTATGGCGATTATGTGATGAAGCCGGATCTGGCGACCTTGCGACGGATCCCTTGGGCGCCAGGCACGGCTTTGGTGATGTGCGATGTACTGGATCATCACACGCATGAGCTGGTTGCCCATGCGCCGCGCACGGTCTTGAAACGGCAGATCGAACGCGCGAAAGCCATGGGCTTTGACGTGATGATGGCGACCGAGCTTGAATTCTTCCTGTTCGAGGAAAGCTTTCCGGCGCTGTTTGACGCGGGCTATCCGCTGCCCACGCCGATGGCGCGCTATAACGTGGACTACAACCTGATGGGCTCGGCGCGGGATGAGAAAATCATGCGCGACATCCGCAACAAGCTTTATGGCGCGGGGATCCCGATCGAATGCTCGAAGGGCGAGGCCGAGGCCGGTCAGGAAGAGATCAACGCGAAATATTCGGACGCGCTTGATACCGCCGACATGCACAGCCTGATCAAGCTTGGCGTGAAGGAAATCGCGCAAAGCCACGGGGCCAGTGTCACCTTCATGGCGAAATACGATCACCGCAAGGCGGGGTCTTCAAGCCATATCCACCAGTCGCTGTGGAAGGACGACAAGAACGCCTTTCACGACCCCGCGGCCGAACATGGGATGAGCGCGGTGATGCGGCATTTCCTGGCCGGGCAGCTGGCGTTTTCGCGCGACATCGCCGTGTTCCTGGCGCCTTACATGAACAGTTACAAGCGCTTCTGCGTCGGCATGTTCGCGCCCACAAAGGCGGTCTGGTCGCTGGACAACCGCACCGCGGGCTATCGCATCTGCGGCGAGAACACCAAGTCCGTCCGCGTCGAATGCCGCATCGGCGGCGCCGATCTGAACCCCTATCTGGCCTGCGCGGCGCTTCTGGCGGCGGGGCTGGAAGGGATCGAACAGATGCTCGATCCGGGCCAGCCGGTGAACGGCGATCTTTATCAGTCCGAGACCGCGCCGGAAATTCCGCGCTCGCTGATCGAGGCGGCCGAGGCGCTGAAGGATTCCTCTTTCCTCTCGCGCGTGCTGGGGGCAGAGGTGGTGGAGCATTATTATCACGCCGCGCGCTGGGAAATCGAGGAAAGCCTGCGCGTCGTGACCGATTGGGAACGGCACCGCGGCTTCGAGCGGGCGTAA
- a CDS encoding aldehyde dehydrogenase family protein: protein MTKMIQCISPVDGRVYAERPALTLAEAEAVAARARAAQPDWAARPLEDRIALVKAGVAKLNEMKDRVVEELAWQMGRPTRFGGEFGGVNDRTNYMAEIAEKTLAATVVEDSEKFRRTLAREPVGVVFIIAPWNYPYLTTINTLVPALIAGNTVVLKHATQTMLVGERLVEAFVEAGVPEDVFQNVYLTHDVTEELLQNRAFNFVNFTGSVGGGAAIERAAAGTFTGLGLELGGKDPGYVMEDADLDAAVDSLMDGAMFNAGQCCCGIERIYVHESLYDAFVEKAVAWVKALKLGNPFDQATTLGPMANKRFAHVVREQVAEAIAEGAVALIDPALFPEDDGGAYLAPQILVNVNHEMRVMREESFGPVVGIMPVSGDEEAIAAMNDSPYGLTCSLWTQDVERAAAIGARIETGTVFMNRCDYLDPALCWTGCKDTGRGAALSALGYHSVTRPKSYHLKKVTK, encoded by the coding sequence ATGACGAAGATGATCCAATGTATCTCGCCGGTGGATGGGCGGGTCTATGCGGAGCGCCCGGCGCTGACGCTGGCCGAGGCCGAGGCGGTTGCCGCGCGTGCCCGGGCGGCGCAGCCCGATTGGGCGGCGCGGCCGCTTGAAGACCGCATCGCGCTGGTCAAGGCCGGGGTGGCGAAGCTGAACGAGATGAAAGACCGCGTGGTCGAGGAACTGGCCTGGCAGATGGGCCGCCCGACGCGTTTTGGCGGCGAATTCGGCGGCGTCAATGACCGCACCAATTACATGGCCGAGATCGCCGAAAAGACCCTTGCGGCCACCGTGGTCGAGGACAGCGAGAAATTCCGCCGTACCCTTGCGCGCGAACCCGTGGGCGTCGTCTTCATCATCGCGCCGTGGAACTATCCCTACCTCACCACGATCAACACGCTGGTTCCGGCGCTGATCGCGGGCAACACCGTCGTTTTGAAACACGCCACCCAAACCATGCTGGTGGGCGAGCGTCTGGTCGAGGCCTTTGTCGAGGCGGGCGTGCCCGAGGACGTGTTCCAGAATGTCTATCTGACCCATGACGTGACCGAGGAGCTGCTGCAAAACCGCGCCTTCAATTTCGTCAACTTCACCGGCTCGGTCGGCGGCGGGGCGGCGATCGAACGCGCCGCGGCGGGCACCTTTACCGGGCTGGGGCTGGAACTGGGCGGCAAGGATCCGGGCTATGTGATGGAGGACGCCGATCTGGACGCCGCCGTCGACAGCCTGATGGACGGGGCGATGTTCAACGCCGGTCAGTGCTGCTGCGGCATTGAGCGGATCTATGTCCATGAAAGCCTCTATGACGCTTTCGTCGAAAAGGCGGTGGCCTGGGTTAAGGCCTTGAAACTGGGCAATCCTTTCGATCAGGCGACGACGCTTGGCCCGATGGCGAACAAGCGTTTCGCCCATGTCGTGCGCGAGCAGGTGGCCGAAGCCATCGCCGAAGGGGCTGTGGCGCTGATCGACCCGGCGCTCTTCCCCGAAGATGACGGCGGCGCTTACCTCGCCCCGCAGATCCTGGTGAATGTGAACCACGAAATGCGGGTGATGCGCGAGGAAAGCTTCGGCCCGGTCGTCGGCATCATGCCGGTGTCGGGCGACGAGGAAGCCATCGCGGCGATGAATGACAGCCCTTACGGCCTGACCTGCTCGCTTTGGACGCAGGATGTCGAGCGCGCGGCTGCCATCGGCGCGCGGATCGAGACCGGCACCGTCTTCATGAACCGCTGCGACTATCTGGACCCGGCCCTGTGCTGGACCGGCTGCAAGGACACCGGCCGCGGCGCGGCGCTGTCGGCCCTTGGCTATCATTCGGTCACGCGGCCGAAATCCTACCATCTGAAGAAGGTGACGAAATGA
- a CDS encoding iron-containing alcohol dehydrogenase: protein MSVPNRNWNYPTPIKFGCGRIAELADHCKAVGITKPLLVTDKALASLPITRQALDVMDKGGLGRAVFSDVDPNPNEGNMAAGIAVYKAGGHDGVICFGGGSALDLGKMIALMADQRPDLSVWDLEDVDDWYTRADATKIAPIVAVPTTAGTGSEVGRAGVLTNSVTHKKKIIFHPKLMPAVTICDPELTVGMPAFITAGTGMDALAHCLEAYCSPFYHPMSQGIALEGMRLVFENLPKVYKDPQDIEARAHMMSAAAMGAVAFQKGLGAIHSLSHPVGAVYGTHHGTTNACVMPMVLDYNRAAIEERIEKAAAYIGIPGGFDGFRAAVVALNASLKIPETLTKMGVKPEDLDMLTEMALEDPSCGGNPTPMTRENTRALFDACM, encoded by the coding sequence ATGAGCGTTCCGAACAGAAACTGGAACTACCCGACGCCGATCAAATTCGGCTGCGGCCGGATCGCCGAACTGGCCGATCACTGCAAGGCGGTGGGCATCACCAAGCCGCTTCTGGTGACCGACAAGGCACTGGCCAGCCTGCCGATCACGCGCCAAGCGCTTGATGTCATGGACAAGGGCGGACTGGGCCGGGCGGTGTTCTCGGACGTCGATCCGAACCCGAACGAGGGCAACATGGCCGCGGGCATCGCCGTCTACAAGGCGGGCGGCCATGACGGGGTGATCTGTTTCGGCGGCGGCTCGGCGCTGGATCTGGGCAAGATGATCGCGCTGATGGCCGATCAGCGGCCGGATCTGTCGGTCTGGGATCTGGAGGATGTGGACGACTGGTACACCCGGGCGGATGCGACGAAAATCGCGCCGATCGTCGCCGTGCCGACGACCGCGGGGACGGGGTCCGAAGTCGGCCGGGCGGGCGTGTTGACGAATTCCGTCACCCACAAGAAGAAGATCATCTTCCACCCGAAACTGATGCCCGCGGTCACCATCTGCGACCCGGAGCTGACGGTGGGTATGCCCGCCTTCATCACCGCGGGGACCGGCATGGATGCGCTGGCCCATTGCCTCGAGGCCTATTGCAGCCCCTTCTATCACCCGATGTCGCAGGGCATCGCGCTCGAAGGGATGCGGCTGGTCTTTGAAAACCTGCCCAAGGTCTACAAGGACCCGCAGGATATCGAGGCCCGTGCCCATATGATGTCGGCCGCCGCGATGGGCGCCGTGGCCTTCCAGAAAGGTCTTGGCGCGATCCATTCGCTGAGCCACCCGGTGGGCGCGGTTTACGGCACCCATCACGGCACGACGAATGCCTGCGTGATGCCGATGGTGCTTGATTACAACCGCGCCGCCATCGAAGAGCGGATCGAGAAAGCCGCCGCCTATATCGGCATCCCGGGCGGGTTTGACGGCTTCCGCGCCGCGGTCGTGGCCCTGAACGCCAGCCTCAAGATCCCGGAAACGCTGACGAAAATGGGCGTGAAGCCGGAAGATCTGGACATGCTGACCGAGATGGCGCTGGAAGATCCCTCTTGCGGCGGCAACCCGACCCCGATGACGCGCGAAAACACCCGCGCGCTTTTCGACGCCTGCATGTAA
- a CDS encoding YjbH domain-containing protein, protein MQTAIAPVTQQGKSGLGRWLSATSLVVLAAALGAAPALADPLVGKTRNTFGMPGVLDMPSAEMFPDGELGIGLTVLDDGTSRATLTFQIAPSLVGAFRYSRVPGLMPVKDDNDKETGAYTALYDRSFDIRWQMLEEGRWRPAVAVGMNDFVGTGVYSSEYIVATKSFGDRLRVSGGLGWGRLGSHGSIGSIGTRPDYDYGSLGGEFNGKSWFRGDVAPFFGLSYAMTDRLTLKAEYSSDAYEKETADSPPNGDWERRSSVNIGADYQLGAFTHMQFFYMHGDKFGFQITRAINPQEPPFASGIEKAPLPVQPRPPVSADRLGWSGEWSKDPTAQPAIQGALAQSLEKDGQVLESMSLTATRAELRIRNMTYGAQPQAIGHAARTATRALPPSVETITITSVERGLAISSVTFHRRDLERLENTRALDILPSTTITAADAHDPAQVRTADLYPRFRWGLTPYAEASIFDPDNPLRADFGAQLSAKFELAPGLVMSGLVRQKVAGNLDNSTRVSDSVVQHVRSDLVEYQREGDLALQYLTVSHYGQPLPNVFSRLTVGYLERMYGGVSGEMLWKPVDSRLALGLEANWVKQRDFDQHFGFQDYDTATGHVSAYYDFGRGYVGELHVGRYLAQDWGGTIELDRQFENGWKVGAFATITDMSSEDYGEGSFDKGIRLTIPVAWSTGKPSVNTLKTTIRPLQRDGGARLDIDGRLFDTVHGAQTGSLYNEWGRFWR, encoded by the coding sequence GTGCAGACTGCGATTGCGCCCGTGACGCAACAGGGAAAATCCGGCCTTGGCCGCTGGCTGTCGGCCACAAGCCTTGTCGTCCTTGCCGCGGCCCTTGGCGCGGCGCCTGCGCTGGCCGATCCGCTGGTCGGCAAGACGCGCAACACCTTCGGCATGCCCGGCGTGCTCGACATGCCCTCGGCCGAGATGTTCCCCGATGGCGAATTGGGCATCGGCCTGACCGTGCTGGATGACGGCACCTCGCGCGCGACGCTGACCTTTCAGATCGCCCCCTCGCTGGTCGGCGCCTTCCGCTATTCGCGCGTGCCCGGGCTGATGCCGGTCAAGGACGACAACGACAAGGAAACCGGCGCCTATACCGCGCTTTACGACCGCTCCTTCGACATCCGCTGGCAGATGCTGGAGGAGGGGCGGTGGCGGCCCGCCGTCGCGGTGGGGATGAACGATTTCGTCGGCACCGGCGTCTATTCCTCGGAATATATCGTCGCCACGAAAAGCTTTGGCGACCGGCTGCGGGTCTCGGGCGGTCTGGGCTGGGGGCGGCTCGGCTCGCATGGCTCGATCGGCTCGATCGGGACGCGGCCGGACTATGACTACGGCTCGCTGGGCGGCGAATTCAACGGCAAGAGCTGGTTCCGCGGCGATGTCGCGCCCTTCTTCGGCCTGTCTTATGCGATGACCGACCGGCTGACGCTGAAGGCGGAATATTCCTCGGACGCCTATGAAAAGGAAACCGCCGACAGCCCGCCCAATGGCGACTGGGAACGGCGCAGCTCGGTCAATATCGGCGCCGATTACCAGCTGGGCGCCTTCACCCACATGCAGTTCTTCTACATGCATGGCGACAAGTTCGGCTTCCAGATCACCCGCGCGATCAACCCGCAGGAGCCGCCCTTTGCCTCCGGCATCGAAAAGGCGCCGCTGCCGGTGCAGCCGCGCCCGCCCGTCTCCGCCGACCGGCTGGGCTGGTCGGGGGAATGGAGCAAGGATCCGACCGCGCAGCCCGCCATTCAGGGCGCGCTGGCGCAGTCCCTTGAAAAGGACGGGCAGGTGCTGGAATCGATGTCGCTGACCGCGACCCGGGCCGAGCTGCGCATCCGCAACATGACCTATGGCGCGCAGCCGCAGGCGATCGGCCATGCCGCCCGGACCGCCACCCGCGCCCTGCCGCCCTCGGTCGAGACGATCACCATCACCTCGGTCGAACGCGGTCTGGCGATTTCCTCGGTCACCTTCCATCGCCGCGATCTGGAGCGGCTGGAAAACACCCGCGCGCTCGATATCCTGCCTTCGACCACGATCACCGCGGCGGATGCGCATGATCCGGCGCAGGTGCGCACCGCCGATCTTTATCCGCGCTTCCGCTGGGGCCTGACGCCCTATGCCGAGGCCTCGATCTTCGACCCCGACAACCCGCTGCGCGCCGATTTCGGCGCCCAGCTTTCGGCGAAATTCGAACTGGCGCCGGGCCTCGTGATGTCGGGCCTGGTCCGGCAGAAGGTGGCGGGCAACCTTGATAACTCCACCCGGGTTTCGGACTCGGTGGTGCAGCATGTGCGCTCGGATCTGGTCGAATATCAGCGCGAGGGCGATCTGGCGCTGCAATATCTGACCGTCAGCCATTACGGCCAGCCGCTGCCCAATGTCTTTTCGCGGCTGACGGTGGGCTATCTGGAACGGATGTATGGCGGGGTTTCGGGCGAAATGCTGTGGAAGCCCGTCGACAGCCGTCTGGCGCTGGGGCTCGAGGCGAACTGGGTGAAGCAGCGCGATTTCGACCAGCATTTCGGCTTTCAGGACTATGACACCGCCACCGGCCATGTCTCGGCCTATTACGATTTCGGCCGCGGCTATGTCGGCGAATTGCATGTCGGCCGCTATCTGGCGCAGGACTGGGGCGGCACGATCGAGCTTGACCGGCAGTTCGAAAACGGCTGGAAGGTCGGCGCCTTTGCGACGATCACCGACATGTCCTCGGAGGATTATGGCGAGGGCTCGTTCGACAAGGGCATCCGGCTGACGATTCCGGTCGCCTGGAGTACCGGCAAGCCCTCGGTCAACACGCTGAAGACGACGATCCGTCCGTTGCAACGGGACGGCGGCGCGCGGCTGGATATCGACGGACGGTTGTTCGACACCGTCCACGGCGCGCAGACCGGCTCGCTTTACAACGAATGGGGGAGATTCTGGCGATGA
- a CDS encoding YjbF family lipoprotein, translating into MTKMRRAGMAALALVAGLAACGTDQTRLETGREATAEVKALLRGLVHRGPRGAAPDPQQIAREALAANAGPLMLVSLEATKSTSVFGLRGENNGMRTWLSPSGQGVITRGGILAGTRGFGNDLMSSDIGPLIGAVQGRRTTALKIELRYLDGLGKERPLPLDCRTGTAAPTGYDFAGMRFEGTPVAVHCEGYGFTFDNSYIVSGAGTVLSSRQWIGPRLGYLTLQSLRN; encoded by the coding sequence ATGACGAAGATGCGTCGGGCCGGAATGGCCGCGCTGGCGCTTGTTGCCGGGCTGGCGGCTTGCGGCACGGATCAGACCCGTCTGGAAACCGGGCGCGAGGCGACGGCCGAGGTCAAGGCGCTGCTGCGCGGGCTGGTTCACCGCGGGCCGAGGGGCGCGGCCCCCGATCCGCAGCAGATCGCGCGCGAGGCGCTGGCGGCGAATGCGGGGCCGCTGATGCTGGTCTCGCTCGAGGCGACGAAATCCACCTCGGTGTTCGGGCTGCGCGGCGAGAACAACGGCATGCGGACCTGGCTCTCGCCCTCGGGGCAGGGGGTGATCACCCGCGGCGGCATTCTGGCGGGCACCCGCGGCTTTGGCAACGATCTGATGTCGTCCGATATCGGGCCGCTGATCGGCGCGGTGCAGGGGCGGCGCACGACCGCGTTGAAGATCGAGCTGCGCTATCTGGACGGGCTGGGCAAGGAGCGGCCGCTGCCGTTGGACTGCCGGACCGGCACCGCCGCGCCCACCGGCTATGATTTCGCCGGGATGCGGTTCGAGGGCACGCCGGTGGCCGTGCATTGCGAGGGCTACGGCTTCACGTTCGACAACAGCTATATCGTCTCGGGGGCGGGCACGGTTCTGTCCTCGCGGCAATGGATCGGGCCGCGGCTGGGCTATCTGACCCTGCAAT